TGACGGGCCCTTGTCTTGCGCCCGCGCACCCATAGCCTGCTCCCATGACCGCAAAACCCCCACGCAACATCGGCGTCCTGCATCCCGGCGCCATGGGCGCCGCCGTCGCGCACGCACTGGCATCCAACAACCACGGCGTGGGCTGGTGCGCCAAGGGCCGAAGCAAGGCAACCACCCTGCGCGCCTCAGGCCTCCGCGAGTTCGGCTCGCTGCTCGACCTCTGCCTCTGGGCCGACACCATCATCAGCATCGTCCCGCCCCACGCCGCCATCGCCACCGCACGAGACGTCGCAGCCGTCGGCTTCCAGGGGCTTTACGTCGATGCAAACGCCATCAGCCCCGCCACCGCCGCCACCGTGAAGGCCACCGTCGAGCAATCCGGCGCAACCTACGTCGACGGCGGCATCATCGGACCACCACCGGCCAAGGGCCAGACCAGCCGGCTCTACCTGTCAGGCAAGAAGGCCGCCGACGTCGCCCCACTCTTCGAAGGCTCCTCCTTCGAAGCGCCCGTGCTGCCAGGTCCGGGAGACTTCACCGCAAGCGCCCTCAAGATGGTCTACGCAGCATGGACAAAAGGCAGCGCCGCCATGCTCATGGCCACCGCCCAGGCAGCCGAAGGCCTTGGCGTGCTCGAAGCCCTCCAATCCGAATGGGAGCACTCCGCCCCGGAAATCGCCAGGCGATACGAACGCACCAGCGACGCCGTCGGCCCCAAGGCCTGGCGTTACGTCGGAGAAATGCTCGAAATCGCCTCCACGCTCGAGGCCACCGGCCAGCCCGCCGGCTTCCATCACGCCGCCGCCAGGGTCTACGAGCGCATCGCCGAAACGCACCCGCGCGAGACCGACAACGCAAGCGCCTGACTCACGCCACCAGCGACGGATTCTCCTCGCACAGCGTCGTCGTGCCATCCTCCGAGAAGCTCACCGCGACGAATCCCGGCAATCCGAAACGCCCGAACCGGTGCGCGGTCACCCGATACAGCACGCGCTTCGTGTTCGGCGGCAGGCTTGCATCCCGAATGAACGGCATGCCCATGTCGCACAGATACTCCCACCGACCCTTCCCGATCCGGCGGTGCACCACGTAGTGAATCGGCAGCTTGCCCGAACGCTTCGCCGCTTCCTGGTCGTGCTCGTCACGCTCGGGAAAGCACACGAACCCGATCTGCAACTGACCGTTCTGCCACATCTGCACGCCAAACCGCCGCGGCGTCGGAACCGGCTCGCCGTCATCCTCCACCACAGGCTCGGGCCGCTCCCACTCGCCAAGCGGACACTCCAGCACCGTCTCCAACTCGGCCTCGAGCTTCCGCATGCCCTGCATCATCACCCGATACTGCGTGTGCGGGTCCAGCGTGGCCGGGTCGGCCTCCATCAAGTCCTCGCTCACCGGCTCGGGCCCCTCCGGCCCGCCATCCAGTTCCGCGATCATCGACTCGAGTTCGCACAGGATCTCGGCCAGGTCATACAGCTTCTCGGGGTCGTCTTCCATCCCCCCCAGCGCATCCTCCATGTCGTCCAGCTTCTCGACTAGCCAGTCCATGATCCGCACATACCCCGGCGTCGCCTCGGGCAACGAATCCAACGCCAGCCGAATCTCGCCCCGCTCGCCGTTAAGTCCAGGATTCTCGGTCGTTCCAGCCATGCCAAGCTCCGATAGTGCCGTTAATCCCAGCGGCTTCCACCGCCTGCACCACCTGTATCGGCAAGCCCCCCACCCAACTCCAATTCGATCTCAACCCTTTAGCACCCGATTCGGGCACGATTGAACGCCGCCCGAGGCTCCAACGAATTCCTCCTCCGCGACCTCCGCGCTCGAAAAACTCGCACCCACCACCACCGAAGCGCGCAACCTGCCGGCGCTCCACGAGAAACGGCTTGACGCCGCAAGCCGTTGCCATAACTTCAGATCATGCTCGACGAGAATCTCAATCCGATCCGCACGCCAATCCACGAACGAAATAAACAGCGCTCACGCCTCGACGCCCCAGCCGGTCCAGGCCTCGTACCGGGCCTGAAGGTCGGCTGCTACCTCCCCGGGACCCTGCTCACGCCCATACTCAATCGGGGGCATCACGCGAATCCGGGGCCGGCTGGTTCGCGCCAGGGCGCCCCACGCCGTCGGCGCCATCGCCGCGTCCTCGATCACGATCGGCAGCACGCGAGCCCCGCTCCGGCGGATCAACAAACCGACCCCGGCCTGGAACGGCCGCAAGGTCTGAGGCTTCCGCTCGATCCCACCCTCGGGGAACAACCCCAGCACCCCGCCGATCGAAAGGTGCCGCAGCGCCTCCCGCACCCCCGCCGGGTCGCTGTTGGCCCGATCCACGAAGATGATCCGGCCAAACCGCCACAGCCACTCCCCCGCCGGGTGCCGCATGTCGGCGGCCATCATCCACCTGGGCTCGAACGGCAGCACCGACTGGACCAGCAGCGGATCGACCCCCGACGCGTGGTTGGCCACCACGATCAAGGGGCCCACGCCCTCCAGCCCCCCGCCGGGGATGAACTCGGGGATATTCTCCCGCCCCTCCAGCCGCGGCGGATGCCGCAGCCGCACGTACCCGCGGATCACGTGGTACGCCAGGTTCCCCAGCACGTCATCGCCGCGCGGCCCGCCCAGCAGCCGGCCGGCCGCCATGGCCACGCCAAGCCACAACACGAGCGCCAGGATGAGCCAGAAAAGCCAGGGGGGCATGAGGGCAACAGGTTAGCACCCATTAGGTTCAGTTGCGAGCCAGAGCTACCGCTTCGGCGCCGAGATCGTCAGCCCGGTGCGCTTCTTCGGGCGCTTGGCCGGCCGCACCGCGCGCACCATCACCGCGATGGCCCCTGCCGCCGCCAGCGTCACCACCCAGAACTGCCAGTCACCCCACGGCACGGCTCAGCCCACCAATCAGCCTATCGCGCTCGCCACGCCGTACACGATCGCCGCGGCAACGTAGGCAACCCCCGTCATCCACCCCGCCTGGAGCGCGGCCCACTTCCACCCGCCGGCCTCCTTGGCCGTGACAACCAAGGTCGGCAGGCACTGGATCGCCAGCACGAAGAACACCAGCATCGCCCAACTGGTCGCCGGCGTAAACACTCGACTGCCATCATCGCGCTGCGCCGTGGCCAGCTGCTCGCGGATGCCCTCGTCCTCGGCGTCCTCGGTGCCGGCGATCTGAACCGCCATCGTGCTCACGAACACCTCGCGCGCAGCAAAGCTGGCCAGGATGCCGACGGTCAACTGCCGATCGGCGCCGATCGGCGCGAACACCGGCTGCACGGCGTCGCCGATGCGCCCCAGGAAGCTCACCTCGGCGGCGCGCTGCGCATCGTCGGGGTCGGCCGGTTTGGGATAGGCCGAGAGCCACCACAGGATCACCGAGATCGCCAGGATTACCGTGCCGGCCTTTCGCACGAACAGCCAGCCGCGCGCGGCGGCGGTCTTCGTCGCGCTAACCAAGCTCGGCCACTGGTACCGCGGCAATTCGAGCGCCATGGCCGGACTCTTGCCCCTCAGGATGGTCCGCCTCGCGAGGATGGCGGTGAACAGGCCGGCCAGCGCGCCCAGCACGTAGCAGCCCGTAAACGCCACGGCCTGCAGCATCGTGCTCTCGGGGAACAAAATCTGCGTCAGCAGCACGTACACGGGGATGCGAGCCGAGCAGCTCATGAAGGGGATGGCCAGGATGGTCGCCACGCGCTGGCGGAAGTCGGGAATCGCGCGCGCAGACATGATCGCCGGGATCGCGCACGCGTGCCCGCTCAAGAGCGGCACGAAGGCGTGGCCCGGCAGGCCAAATGGTTTGAGCAACCGGTCGATGACAAAGGCCGCCCGCGCGAGGTAGCCGGTCTGTTCCAGCAGCGCGATCAGGAAGAACAGCAGCACGATCTGCGGCAGGAACACCAGCGTGCCGCCGACACCCGCGATCACGCCGTCGGCCAGCAGGTCGCGGATCGCGCCGGCGGGCAACGTGCTGCTCACCACGCCCGCCAGCCAGCCGAAGCCAGCTTCGATCGCGTCCATTGGGATCGTCGCCAAACTGAAGATCGCCCAGAACAGGCCGGTCATGATGGCGGCGAAGGTGGCCACGCCCAGGATCGGATGGGTGAAAGCCAGGTCGAGCCGGTCGGTGACGGCGTCGTGTTTGCGCACATCGGCGGTGCAGGCCTTCGTGTAGACCACGTCGGCCCACGTGTCGATATCGCTGGGGCTGAGCGGGCCGGCGGCAACCCTTGCGCGCGCCAGTGCGGGCAGCACGTCGGCCACGCCCTTGCCGGTCTTGCCCGAGGCGATGACAACCGGGCAGCCGAGCGCCGCCTCGAACTTCTCGGCGTCGATCTTGATGCCCTGGCGCGCGGCGGCGTCGGTCATGGTGACGACGACGATGGTTGGTAAGCCGAGCGCGATGACCTCGCCGGCCAGGCGCAGGTTGCGCGGCACGTTGGTGGCGTCGACGACGATGGCGACGGCGTCGGGCTGGCCGTCTGGGAAGCCCTTGATGGACTGGTCGCCCGTCAGCACGCCCTTGGCGATGCGTGACTCGTTGGTGTTGAGTGTGAGGCCGTAGGCACCGGGCAGGTCGGCGAGCATGACGGGGCCGCCCGGTGTTTGCACCTGCGCCAGGTGGGCTTCTTGTGTTGTGCCGGGGAAGTTGGCGGTCTTCTGGCGGAGGCCGGCCAGGGCGTTGAAGAGTGTTGATTTGCCGACGTTGGGGTTGCCGACCAGTGCGGCGGTTTGCACCCTGGGGATGGTCACGCCGACGGGGTTGGTAGGGAGCGTGACCGGGGGCATGGCGACCTATCTAGAGAATCAGTGCGGCAGCACGTAGAGGCTGTCGGCCAGGTCGCGGCTCAGGGCGATGCGGCAGCCGCCGGCGTGGCCGTCGACGTGGACGATGCAGGGCTGGCCGGCCTTGCAGACGCGGAGCTGGCAGCTCGGGCGGAGGCCCATGGCGGTGAGGTGGGCGGCCGAATCGTCGGCGAATTCGGCGGCGTCCAAGCGGCCGGTCTGGCCTCGCGTGAGTTGGGTGAGGCGGACGCGGGCGGGGGCCTTGGCGGTGGTCTGGGTGGCTGTGTTCGTATGGCTCACGGGTGAGTCTAGCGGTATTGAGACTGGTTCGCAAGGAGAGATCGCCATGGGCGGGGGCGGATTTTGGGTATGATCTGCCGGCCGGGCCCGCCGAGGCCCCCCGCCGAGGCCCAAGGGTGGCCGGTACGGAAAACTGGAGAGAGAGCGATGCGAACCGGGACGCGGGGATGGTGTGCGCTGCTGGCATTGGTCGCGGCGCTGGCGGGTGGACGGGCGACCGGGCAGGACTGCGAGCCGGTGCTGCTGGGCACGCACGACCTTGGGCAGAACTATGCGAAGCTGCTGATCGACGGGGACGTGCTGTACCTGGCGTCGGTCGACCTGCACGTGGTGGCCTTCGACATCTCCGACCCGCTGGAGCCGGTCGAGATCGGGCGCGTCGCCTCGCGCTTTGGGGCCAATGACCTGGTGCTACACGGCGACCTGCTGCTGGTGGCCAGCGCGGGCACCGGCGGCGGCGTGACGATCTACGACGTCTCGGACCCGGCGGCCATGCGGCAGGTCTCGGACGTCTCGATGGTCGAGGGCGCGCCCATCAGCCCGATCGGCGTGGACGTGCACGAGGACCGGATGTACGTGGCGGGCATGCTCGACGGGTTGCTGGTGTTCGACATCGCCGACCCGAGCGACCCGGCGTATCTGGGCAGCTTCGAGTTCGTGTTCGAGGCCTACGACGTGCAGGTGGGCTCGTTCATGATCGGCCCGGACGAGCGCATTCTCGCGTTCATGGCGTATGAGTTCGGTGACTTTGGCGTGGTCGACATCACCGACCCGACGGCGGGCGTGATGGTGTCTCGCCAGGAGACGGGCATCCGCACGTTCCAGGTGTTGCTCGACGATGATCGCGTGTTCGTGCACGGCACGGGGTATGGGCTGAGCACGTTTACGCTGGACGATCCGAGGCGCCCCACGCGGCGCTCGCGCGTGGAGCCCCCCAGGCAGGCGCACCAGATGGCGCTGTCGCAGGACATCATGGTGGTTTCGGCCGACAGCGATGGGTTCACGATCGTGGACGTGGAGGACGCGGGGTGCACGCGGGCGATCTACGACACCGGCCGCGTGCCGGGCGGGCGTCGCGCTGGCATCGCCTCGCGGCGGACGAACGCCGGCGGGCACTTCATGTACGTGGTGGCGCGCGATGGCGCGGTCGAGGTGTGGGACATCGCCTCGTGCCGGCCGGGGCCGTGCGTGGCCGACTTCACCGGCGACTGCCAGACGACCGGCTCGGACTTCGTGGCCTTCGAGATCGCCTTCTCGCGCGGCGAGGCCCGGGCGGACCTGGACGGGGACGGTCGGCACACGGTGATGGACTATCTCGCGTTTATCAATGCGTACCTGGAAGGGTGCTGAGCGGCGGGCCGACCAGCGGGGCGAGACCGGGGCGGGCGGCTATTGGGAAGCGCCGGGCCCGCTGCGAGCGGCCGGCGGTGTGCCATGCGTTGCCGACGGCGTGCCATGAGCCACCGACGGCGTGCCGGGAGGCGTTGCGGGTGCGTCGGGAGAAACTCCGGACGCGGCGGGAGGAGCTCCGGGCGCGTCGGGAAGAATTCTCGGCGTGCCGGGAGGAGTTCTCGGCGCGGCGGGAACTCTTCTTGGGGGCGCCAGGGCGGTTTCTCTATCGGACCCCGCGCCGCGGGGGGTTATGGGCGGGGGTCACGAGCGGCGGCGCGTCGGTCGCGCGGGCGCGGGGGTTATGGGGGGTTGGGGGCGGGCGTGGTGGGGTGGCAAGACCAGGGCATGGCTCGCCAGAAGGACCATCACCCCGGCCCTCTCCCTGGGGGGGGACAGGGGATGACGGAGAAGGCCCTCCATCCCACGCCGCGCTGATCTAAAGAGCTTTCGACTTCATGTGCCGGGCGCGCTTGTGGGTGATCGCGCCGGCGAGCAGCGCGGCAAGGACGAGGACTCCGACAACTGTGAGTATGACGGCTGTGTCGATGGCCGCGTGCCTTGATGGTGCGCGGGCGACAAAGTCGTCTACTGACCGCCAGTTGCTCGTGCCGAGTAGGTGCTGGGCGTTGGCCTGGGAGACGCTCGTGACGCCGGGGGTTGGGACCACTGACAAGAGACTTGCAGTACTGGTGTCAATCGTTGCCACGTGTTCGACTGCCGCGGAGCCGTGCAGCGTGCGGGTCGTCAGGGTCGGCGCGTACTCGAGTTCTCCAAGGAAGAGCACACTGACCTGACTTGGGCTGCTCTCGGACACCGCGATCACGTCCGCGTATTGCCACTTTGCGAACACATAGCTGTTCGTGTGCGACAACCAGAACAGGTCTAGGTGCATGCCGGTGCTGACGTTCGGGCTGAGTTGGCGATCGTCGTAGTAGGTTTGCATATGCCGAAGACAACTCGAGTGGGACAAGGGATTGCCGGTATACATCGCCGAGAGAGTCCGGGTTCGGCGGGCAGACTGGTCGTAGGCGGTCGTACGATCGGATATGAGCGATCTGTTTGGGGCTGAGCGGGCGAAGCGGCGGCGGCGGGTGGAGCCGTCGGCGGCGAGGATGCGGCCTCGGTCCATTGATGAAGTCGTCGGGCAGCAGCATATTTTGGGACCGGGGAAGCTGCTGCGGCGGATGCTGGAGGCCGATGCGCTGACGAGCCTGATTTTGCATGGGCCGCCGGGGACCGGGAAGACGACGCTGGCTGGGCTGATCGCCGAGCACTCGGGGCGGCACTTCGAGGCGGCCAACGCGGCGTCGATCGGGGTGAAGCGGGTGCGGGAGGTGTCGGACATCGCGCGGGCGCGGCTGGAGGATGGCGGGCCGCGGACGGTGCTGTTTCTGGATGAGGTGCACCGGTTCAGCCGCAGCCAGCAGGACGTGCTGCTGGAGGACGTGGAGCGCGGGGTGCTGACGCTGATCGGGGCGACGACAGAGAACCCGCTGTTTGCGTGCAATGCGGCCTTGGTCAGCCGGAGCACGCTGTTCCGGCTGGAGCCGTTGACTGAGGACGAGATCGTCGAGGTGTTGCGGCGGGCGCTGAGCGATGACGAGCGTGGGTATGGGAAGGTCGACATCGAGGCGCACGAGGATGCGCTGCGGGTGTGGGCGGTGAAGTGTGATGGGGATGCGCGGCGGGCGTTGACGGCGCTGGAGGTTGCGGTTCTGAGCTCGGGGAAGGATGGCGAGCGCATCGTCATCGATCGGCAGGTGGCCGAAGATTCGATCCAGCAGAAGGCGGCGGTGTATGGGGACGACGAGCACTACGACTCGGCGTCGGCGATGATCAAGAGCATCCGGGGGAGCGATCCGGACGCGGCGTGCTACTGGATTGCGCGGATGCTCGAGGGCGGGGAGGACCCGCGGTTTATTGCTCGAAGGTTGGCGATTCTGGCGAGTGAAGATGTCGGGAACGCGGACCCGCGGGCGGTGATGGTCGCGGCGGCGGCGTGGGAGCTCGTGGAGCGGATCGGTCTGCCCGAGGCGCGGATCACGCTGGGGCATTGCGCGTGCTATCTGGCGCTGGCGCCCAAGAGCAACGCGGCGTACAAGGCGATCGATGCGGCGATCGCGGATGTCAAGGAAGGGCGGACGGTGCCGGTGCCGGTGTATCTGCGGGATCCGAATTCGTCGCCGCTTTCGGTTGGGGATGCTACTGGCGTGCGCACCAAGGAGGTGGGCGGGGAGAAGTATGAGTACAGCCACAACGCGGCTGGGGGGTTGACGGGGCAGGATTATCTGGGGGTTGCGAAGCGGTATTACGAACCGGGTGAGACTGGGGAAGAGGCGGCGATGGCGGCGCGGCTGGCGGAGATTCGGGCGATGCGGCGGAGGCGGAAGGCGGAGGGTTGATGCGGCGCGGGTTCACGCTCATCGAGGTGCTGGTGGTGATTGCGATCGTCGCGGTCTTGCTGGGGGTGTTGTTGCCGGTGCTTGCGGGGGCGCGGGATGCGGGGCGGGCGGCGGTGTGCTTGTCGAATTTGCGGCAGGCGCACCTGATCTGCCAGCAGTATGCGGACACGTATGGCGGGCGCGGGCCGGCGATCGGGCAGCCGTATGGGAGCGTGCCGAACTGGGCGTTGGTGGTCCAGACCGAGGCGAAGGGTGGCGCGGGGCGGGCTGGATCGAACCCCGGTGAGATCTATGAGGAAGAGAGCGTGCTGGTGTGCCCGGCGTGCCAGGCGCAGACGGGCGAGCGGATGACGCGGACGTACGCGATGAACGCGACGGGGCTGGCGGGGCTGCCGGGCGATGATGGGGATTACGACGCGCGGGCGACGTTCATCCGGTTTGATCTGGTGCGCTTGCCGGCGGAGGTGCCGTTGCTGGTGGATGCGGCGCCATTGCCGGCTGGGCCGGGGCAGCCGCCGGCGACGCGGACGGCGAGCGTGATCGACTTCCGGCAGGCGGATCACGTGGCGCAGCGGCTCGGGTATTGGCATGGCGGGAAGGCGGATGGGCGTTGCCATGCGGTGATGTTTGATGGGTCGGCTCGGGGGTTTGGAGCCGTTCCGGATGCGTGGCTGGAGGCGCTGCGGTAGCGGCAGCTGTACGGGACATCGAGTACGGGACGGCGGGCCTGTCCTCGGTCGGCGGGCGGAGTAGGGGAATCGCCGCGGGCGTGCGCTAGGCTGGACTTGCGAGCCGTGCGCGTGCGTGGCGGCTGTCGGGGGTGGGCTCGCGTTGGCGGTGACTGCGGACCGGGGCGGCGTGCCCCGATGGGGACGATCCGACGATGCCTGAGCAGCCTGGATCTGGTGGATCGACGCGGTCGGTCGGGGCGCGGCACGCCCGGGGCGGGGTTCGGCCGCTGGTGGCGGCTGCGATCGTGCTGGTCTGCCTGATTGCGATGGGGAGCATCGGCGGGCTGGTGTGGCTGCGCGCGGGGGCGGAGGGGCCGGGCGGTTCTCGGGGAGGTTCACGCGCGGCGGCGGTCGAGGTTGCGCCGGTGGAGGTAGGTCGGCTGGAGGGGCGTCGGACGTTCAGCGCCACGCTCGAGGCGCGGGCCCTGGTGACCATCGCGCCGAAGGTCTCCGGCACGGTGGTGAGCCTGCCGGTGGACCTGGGCGACGTGGTGGAGCGCGGGGGCGTGATCGCCAAGCTGGACGATGCGGAGTTCGTGCAGGCGGCGGCGCAGGCCGAAGCTGAAATGGAAGTGGCTCGGGCGCAGCTGACCGAAGCGGAGAGCGCCGCGGAGATTGCCGCCCGCGACCTGAAGCGGACCGAGGACCTACACGCCCGGGGGATTGCCAGCGATTCGCAGCTCGACCAGGCGCGCGCGGCGGAGCTTGCGGCGCGCAGCGCGGTGGCGGTGGCGGGCGCGCAAGTGGAACGGGCGCGGGCGGCGCGGCAGGCGGCGGAGATTCGCCTGGGGTACGCGACGATTCGCGCCGACTGGGCGGGCGGCGACGGCACGCGGGTGGTGGCGCGACGGTTTGCCGAGGAAGGCGACACGGTGGGCGCCAACACGCCGCTGCTGAGCGTGGTGGAGCTCGACCCGATCACGGCGGTGTTCTTCGCGACCCAGCGTGACTATGGGCGGCTGGCGGTTGGCCAGCGGGTGGGCGTGACGGCCGATGCGTTTTCGGGTGACACGTGGGAAGGCGAGATCGAGCGGATCGCGCCGGTGTTCGACGAAGCCTCGCGGCAGGCGCGGATCGAGGTGCGCGTGCCCAACGAGGGGCTGCGGCTGAAGCCGGGGATGTTCGTTCGGGTGGACGTGGTTCTGGAAGTTGCAAACGAGGCGACGATCGTGCCGCGGGTGGCGATCACCCAGCGGGACGGTCGCGACGTGGTGTTCGTGGTTGACGAGTCGTCGATGACGGTTTCGCAGGTGCCCGTGCGGCTGGGGGTGGTCGAGGGTGAGCGGGTCGAGTTGCTCGGCGAGCCTTCGGAAGCCCTGCGCGGCCAACGCGTCGTAACGCTTGGACAGCAGCTGGTGGGCGATGGCGCGGCGATCACGATTCCCGGTGATGCGGGCGGGACCGGGGTGGCGGCCGATGAGGGCGACGAGTCGCCGGTGGCGACGCCGGTGTCCGGGGGCGCGTCGTGAACCTGCCGAAGGCCGCGGTCGCCAGGCCGGTGTTTACGGTGATGGCGACGCTGATCGTCGTCGTGCTGGGCGCTGTGTCGCTGGTGCGGCTGCGGATCGATCTGCTGCCGGAGGTGGAGCGTCCGACGCTTTCGGTCTCGACCGACTACGAGGGGGCGAGCCCGGAGGTAATGGAGCGCCTGGTGACGCAGGTGGTCGAGGAGATCCTGGCCACGGTGCCGGGCGTGGAGGAGATGACCAGCGAGAGCAGCGAGGGCGAGAGCTCGGTTCGCGTGCGCTTTGGCTGGGGCACGGACATCGACACGATGGCCACGGAGGTTCGGGCGCGGCTGGAAGACGAACTGAACGAGTTGCCCGACGAGGTAGATCGACCGCAGATCCGCAAGTTCGACGTGAACAGCTTTCCGGTGGTGCTCTTGGGCATCGGCAGCGAGCTGGACCCCATCGAGCTGACGACGCTGGTGGAAGAGCAGGTGCGGTATCGGTTTGCGCGGATTCCGGGCGTGGCGCAGATCGACCCCTGGGGTGGCTACAACCGCGAGGTTCGGGTGGAACTGGACCCGGCGCGGCTGCGCGCGCTCGGTCTTCCCTTGAACGAAATTCTCGATGCGATCCGCGGGGCCAATCTGGACCTGCCGGCCGGGCGGATCGAGCGTGGGCAGTACGAGGTGACGCTTCGGGCGCCGGCGGAGTTTGCGAATGTCGAGGAGATCGGGGCGGTGGTGGTGGCGGTGCGCGATGGCGCGCCCGTGCGGCTGGATCAGATTGCCGACGTGAAGGACACGTACGAGCGGCTGACTCGGCACATTCGCGTGAACGGCGAGCTGGGGATGCGGCTTGCGGTGCGCAAGCAGGCCGACGCGAACACGGTGGAGGTGGCCAACGCCGTGCTGGCCGAGATCGAGCGGGTGAACGAAGACTTCCCGCAGATCACGGTGGTGCCGGTGATCAACCAGGGCAACTTCATCGAGCGGAGCATCCGCAACGTGGCGTTCAGCGTGCTGTATGGCGGGGCGTTGGCGGTGCTCGTGCTGCTGTTCTTCCTGCGGAACCTTCGGAGCACGCTGGTGATCTCGCTGGCGATTCCGATCTCGGTCGTCGCGACGTTTGCGTTGATGTACGGGGCGGGATTCACGATCAATCTGATGACGCTGGGCGGGCTGGCCCTGGGCATCGGCATGATGGTGGACAGCTCGATCGTGGTGCTGGAGAACATCTATCGTCGCAAGCAGGAACAGGGCGAGGCGCCCCGGAAGGCGGCGGTGCTGGGGTCGGTCGAGGTCGGGCCGGCCATCCTGGCCAGCACGATTACGACGCTGGTGATCTTCCTGCCGCTGATCTTCGTGGAGGGCGTGAGCGGCGTGCTCTTCAGCGAATTGGCGTACGTGATCGCGTTCTCGCTGGTGTGCTCGCTGGTGATTGCGTTGAGCGTCGTGCCCATGCTGGCGAGCAGGCTGCTCCAGACCAACGAGCAGGCGGCGCGAGACGATTGGCGTTCGCGGCTGAAGGCGAGGTCTGACCGGGCGTTCGGGGCAATCGACGGCGGCTACAAGACGGCGCTTGGATGGGTGCTGCACCACCGCGTGCTCGTGCTGCTTGGGGCGGCGGTTGTGTTTGCCGCGAGCGTGGCGTCGCTGCCGGTGCTGGGGCGAGAGTTCCTGCCGCCGAGCGACGAGGGCGAGGTGCGCGTCTCGGGAGAGATGGACGTCGGTACGCGGCTTGATCTGATCGATCGCCAGACGCGGCTGATGGAAGACATCGTGCTGGACGCGGTGCCCGAGAAGGTCGCGTGGGTGACGAGCGTGCAGACGGGCGACGATGATGGGAGCGAGGGCGAGATCCGGATGTCGCTGGTTCCCTCGACCGAGCGGGAGCGATCGAACACGGAGATCGCCGA
This portion of the Phycisphaerales bacterium genome encodes:
- a CDS encoding efflux RND transporter periplasmic adaptor subunit; translation: MPEQPGSGGSTRSVGARHARGGVRPLVAAAIVLVCLIAMGSIGGLVWLRAGAEGPGGSRGGSRAAAVEVAPVEVGRLEGRRTFSATLEARALVTIAPKVSGTVVSLPVDLGDVVERGGVIAKLDDAEFVQAAAQAEAEMEVARAQLTEAESAAEIAARDLKRTEDLHARGIASDSQLDQARAAELAARSAVAVAGAQVERARAARQAAEIRLGYATIRADWAGGDGTRVVARRFAEEGDTVGANTPLLSVVELDPITAVFFATQRDYGRLAVGQRVGVTADAFSGDTWEGEIERIAPVFDEASRQARIEVRVPNEGLRLKPGMFVRVDVVLEVANEATIVPRVAITQRDGRDVVFVVDESSMTVSQVPVRLGVVEGERVELLGEPSEALRGQRVVTLGQQLVGDGAAITIPGDAGGTGVAADEGDESPVATPVSGGAS
- a CDS encoding efflux RND transporter permease subunit, with the protein product MNLPKAAVARPVFTVMATLIVVVLGAVSLVRLRIDLLPEVERPTLSVSTDYEGASPEVMERLVTQVVEEILATVPGVEEMTSESSEGESSVRVRFGWGTDIDTMATEVRARLEDELNELPDEVDRPQIRKFDVNSFPVVLLGIGSELDPIELTTLVEEQVRYRFARIPGVAQIDPWGGYNREVRVELDPARLRALGLPLNEILDAIRGANLDLPAGRIERGQYEVTLRAPAEFANVEEIGAVVVAVRDGAPVRLDQIADVKDTYERLTRHIRVNGELGMRLAVRKQADANTVEVANAVLAEIERVNEDFPQITVVPVINQGNFIERSIRNVAFSVLYGGALAVLVLLFFLRNLRSTLVISLAIPISVVATFALMYGAGFTINLMTLGGLALGIGMMVDSSIVVLENIYRRKQEQGEAPRKAAVLGSVEVGPAILASTITTLVIFLPLIFVEGVSGVLFSELAYVIAFSLVCSLVIALSVVPMLASRLLQTNEQAARDDWRSRLKARSDRAFGAIDGGYKTALGWVLHHRVLVLLGAAVVFAASVASLPVLGREFLPPSDEGEVRVSGEMDVGTRLDLIDRQTRLMEDIVLDAVPEKVAWVTSVQTGDDDGSEGEIRMSLVPSTERERSNTEIADDLRERLEGAIPGMTIRTRAPQGQFLLERLLGGDDGLTVEVRGFELDVLAALTERVVEAMGTIDGLENVDTSLNAGQLQEELRIDRAKAADVGVSARDIAEAIETAVAGSQAGEFRPRGQSYRILVQLQDARSLSIEEILDLMVRSRTGEDIALRNLVTTEPGRGPSVIERKDQQRLFTVSADVAGRDTASVAADLEAALDEIPRPAGYEFTLAGNVEEQRRSQRELLISFGLALVLVYMVLASQYESLRDPLIVMLAVPLAAIGVVLMLLATNTTLNVQSYIGCIMLGGIVVNNAILLVDQAGHLRRDGMPTREAAMEAGRRRLRPILMTSMTTILGLTPLALGIGEGADAQAPLARAVIGGLVSSMLTTLVVVPAAYTLLHRDGSEREAANPYQPEVQA